The following proteins come from a genomic window of Corynebacterium hansenii:
- a CDS encoding polyribonucleotide nucleotidyltransferase, with product MTDTQYDYDDNGYDDIVEAVAVIDNGDFGTREIRFETGQLARQADGAVTAYLDDETMMLATTCASNNPREGFDFFPLTVDVEERMYAAGRIPGSFFRREGRPGQDAILACRLIDRPLRPTFVKGLRNEVQIIITVMSLDPKDMYDVVAINAASAATQLSGLPVSGPVGAVRMALVADDAHPKGQWIAFPTVDQHEQALFEIVVAGRLADDNAAKGRGKSRKAKAAADNVAIMMVEAGATEHVADLVAQGRPAPTESVVAQGLEAAKPFIAELCRAQQSLAGEAAQDVREFPLFPAYNDDVYAAVESEAAKKLPELLKTPSKQDRDDATNAFMDEVIETLEPQFPERGKEIAAAYNGLMKSIVRDMILTDGFRIDGRATDAIRDLGVEIELIPRAHGSALFERGETQILGVTTLDMLKMEQQIDSLGPVDSKRYFHHYNFPPYSTGETGRVGSPKRREIGHGALAERAIVPVLPSREKFPYTIRQVSEALGSNGSTSMGSVCASTLSLYNAGVPLRAPVAGIAMGLVSGEVDGDTRYVALTDILGAEDAFGDMDFKVAGTSEFITALQLDTKLDGIPSKVLADALEQARDARLTILEVMAEAIDEPDEMSPFAPKITTISVPQSKIGEVIGPKGKIINGITEETGANISIEDDGTIFVSATSGESADAAIEKINAIANPQLPKVGERYLGTVVKTTAFGAFVSLVPGRDGLVHISKLGDGKRIEKVEDVVNVGDKLQVEIADIDNRGKISLVPVQE from the coding sequence ATGACCGATACCCAGTACGACTACGACGACAACGGCTACGACGACATCGTGGAGGCCGTCGCTGTCATCGACAACGGTGACTTCGGCACCCGCGAAATCCGATTCGAAACCGGCCAGCTGGCCCGCCAGGCCGACGGTGCCGTCACCGCGTACCTCGACGACGAGACGATGATGCTCGCGACGACGTGCGCGTCCAACAACCCCCGCGAGGGCTTCGACTTCTTCCCGCTGACGGTGGACGTCGAGGAGCGCATGTACGCCGCGGGCCGCATCCCCGGCTCGTTCTTCCGCCGCGAGGGCCGCCCGGGCCAGGACGCCATCCTGGCCTGCCGCCTGATCGACCGCCCGCTGCGCCCGACCTTCGTCAAGGGCCTGCGCAACGAGGTCCAGATCATCATCACCGTCATGTCCCTCGATCCGAAGGACATGTACGACGTGGTGGCCATCAACGCCGCCTCCGCCGCCACCCAGCTTTCCGGCCTGCCGGTTTCCGGCCCCGTCGGTGCGGTGCGCATGGCGCTGGTCGCCGACGACGCCCACCCGAAGGGCCAGTGGATCGCGTTCCCGACCGTCGACCAGCACGAGCAGGCGCTGTTCGAGATCGTCGTCGCCGGCCGCCTGGCCGACGACAACGCCGCCAAGGGCCGCGGCAAGTCCCGCAAGGCCAAGGCCGCCGCCGACAACGTGGCCATCATGATGGTCGAGGCCGGCGCCACCGAGCACGTCGCCGACCTGGTCGCCCAGGGCCGTCCGGCGCCGACGGAGTCCGTCGTCGCGCAGGGCCTGGAGGCCGCCAAGCCGTTCATCGCCGAACTGTGCCGCGCGCAGCAGTCCCTGGCCGGCGAGGCCGCCCAGGACGTGCGCGAGTTCCCGCTGTTCCCGGCCTACAACGACGACGTCTACGCCGCCGTCGAGTCCGAGGCCGCGAAGAAGCTGCCGGAGCTGCTGAAGACCCCGTCGAAACAGGACCGCGACGACGCCACCAACGCCTTCATGGACGAGGTCATCGAGACCCTCGAGCCGCAGTTCCCGGAGCGCGGCAAGGAGATCGCCGCCGCGTACAACGGCCTGATGAAGTCGATCGTGCGCGACATGATCCTCACCGACGGCTTCCGCATCGACGGCCGCGCCACCGACGCGATCCGCGACCTGGGCGTCGAGATCGAGCTGATCCCGCGCGCCCACGGCTCCGCGCTGTTCGAGCGCGGCGAGACGCAGATCCTGGGCGTCACCACCCTGGACATGCTCAAGATGGAGCAGCAGATCGACTCCCTGGGCCCGGTGGACTCCAAGCGCTACTTCCACCACTACAACTTCCCGCCGTACTCCACCGGCGAGACCGGCCGCGTCGGTTCGCCGAAGCGCCGCGAGATCGGCCACGGCGCGCTCGCCGAGCGCGCCATCGTGCCGGTGCTGCCGTCGCGCGAGAAGTTCCCGTACACCATCCGCCAGGTCTCCGAGGCCCTCGGCTCCAACGGCTCGACGTCGATGGGCTCCGTCTGCGCCTCGACCCTGTCGCTGTACAACGCCGGCGTGCCGCTGCGCGCCCCGGTGGCGGGCATCGCCATGGGCCTGGTGTCCGGCGAGGTCGACGGCGACACCCGCTACGTCGCCCTGACCGACATCCTCGGAGCCGAGGACGCCTTCGGCGACATGGACTTCAAGGTCGCCGGCACCTCCGAGTTCATCACCGCGCTGCAGTTGGACACCAAGCTCGACGGCATCCCGTCGAAGGTGCTGGCCGACGCGCTGGAGCAGGCCCGCGACGCGCGCCTGACCATCCTGGAGGTCATGGCCGAGGCCATCGACGAGCCGGACGAGATGAGCCCGTTCGCCCCGAAGATCACCACGATCTCCGTGCCGCAGTCGAAGATCGGCGAGGTCATCGGCCCCAAGGGCAAGATCATCAACGGCATCACCGAGGAGACCGGCGCGAACATCTCCATCGAGGACGACGGCACGATCTTCGTGTCCGCCACCTCCGGCGAGTCGGCGGACGCGGCGATCGAGAAGATCAACGCCATCGCCAACCCGCAGCTGCCGAAGGTCGGCGAGCGCTACCTGGGCACCGTGGTGAAGACCACCGCCTTCGGCGCGTTCGTCTCCCTCGTGCCGGGCCGCGATGGTCTGGTGCACATCTCGAAGCTCGGCGACGGCAAGCGCATCGAGAAGGTCGAGGACGTGGTCAACGTCGGCGACAAGCTGCAGGTCGAGATCGCGGACATCGACAACCGCGGCAAGATTTCCCTCGTCCCGGTTCAGGAGTGA
- a CDS encoding MDR family MFS transporter gives MSRAESAQSGEPRPAGEARPTADAANRGAPKKRAPYTAIYVLLAAAFIAILNETVMSVAIPVIKADLDITAALAQWVTTAFLLTMAVVIPITGFLISKLTLRRLFLLSQGLFVVGTLIGALSPNFTVVIVGRVIQAAGTAVLLPLLMTTVLRLVPEKSRGTMMGNLSIVIAVAPAIGPTVSGLILKLASNNWHMLFWTMLPIGALALVVGTVLLPSFGERSDKRIDVLSVALSAVGFGMTVYGLSLVGAEAGAKLWLSLGVGLVSLVLFGFRQVRLARTDSALLDLRMFRTKSFAISTALLSIGMLAMFGVIIILPLYLALRGVEVLTIGLMLMPGPLVMGLMGPFVGRLYDKFGPRPLVPPGATMVTLGIFGLSFIGLNTPLWWIVAAHIGLEIGLGLLFTPLFTWGLGDLPQKLYPDGSAVVNTLQQVFGAVGTATFVAISAATTAAIAASPTPAVDETIAGYKMSMWVGVGFGAVAIALSTRVRRTRKRIELE, from the coding sequence ATGTCCCGCGCCGAATCCGCCCAGTCCGGCGAACCCCGTCCGGCCGGCGAAGCCCGCCCGACCGCGGACGCGGCCAACCGGGGGGCGCCGAAGAAGCGCGCCCCGTACACGGCCATCTACGTCCTGCTGGCGGCCGCGTTCATCGCGATCCTCAACGAAACGGTCATGAGCGTCGCCATCCCGGTGATCAAGGCCGATCTCGACATCACCGCCGCCCTGGCGCAGTGGGTGACCACCGCGTTCCTGCTGACCATGGCGGTGGTCATCCCGATCACCGGTTTCCTCATCTCGAAGCTGACGCTGCGCCGGCTTTTCCTGCTCTCGCAGGGCTTGTTCGTCGTCGGCACGCTCATCGGGGCGCTGTCCCCGAATTTCACGGTGGTCATCGTCGGTCGCGTCATCCAGGCGGCCGGCACCGCCGTGCTGCTCCCCCTGCTCATGACCACCGTCCTGCGGCTGGTCCCGGAGAAGAGCCGCGGCACGATGATGGGCAACCTGTCCATCGTCATCGCCGTCGCACCGGCCATCGGCCCCACGGTATCCGGGTTGATCCTCAAGCTGGCCTCGAACAACTGGCACATGCTGTTCTGGACGATGCTGCCCATCGGCGCCCTCGCGCTGGTCGTGGGCACGGTGCTGCTGCCGTCGTTCGGCGAGCGCTCCGACAAGCGCATCGACGTGCTCTCGGTCGCCTTGTCCGCCGTCGGTTTCGGCATGACGGTCTACGGCCTGTCGCTCGTCGGCGCCGAGGCCGGCGCGAAGCTGTGGCTTTCCCTCGGCGTCGGCCTGGTGTCGCTGGTCCTCTTCGGCTTCCGCCAGGTGCGCCTGGCGCGCACGGATTCGGCGCTGCTGGATCTGCGGATGTTCCGCACGAAGAGCTTCGCGATCTCCACCGCGCTGCTGTCGATCGGCATGCTGGCGATGTTCGGCGTCATCATCATCCTCCCCCTCTACCTCGCCCTGCGCGGCGTCGAGGTGCTGACCATCGGCCTCATGCTCATGCCCGGCCCGCTGGTCATGGGACTGATGGGACCGTTCGTCGGCCGCCTGTACGACAAGTTCGGCCCGCGCCCGCTGGTGCCGCCGGGGGCCACGATGGTCACCCTCGGCATTTTCGGCCTGTCGTTCATCGGACTGAACACCCCGCTGTGGTGGATCGTGGCCGCGCACATCGGCCTGGAGATCGGCCTGGGCCTGCTGTTCACCCCGCTGTTCACGTGGGGCCTCGGCGATTTGCCGCAGAAGCTCTACCCGGACGGCTCCGCGGTGGTCAACACTTTGCAGCAGGTCTTCGGCGCCGTGGGCACGGCCACCTTCGTGGCCATCTCCGCGGCGACGACGGCGGCCATCGCGGCCTCGCCCACTCCGGCCGTCGACGAGACCATCGCCGGATACAAGATGTCCATGTGGGTCGGCGTCGGATTCGGCGCCGTCGCCATCGCCCTGTCCACCCGGGTCAGGCGCACCCGCAAGCGCATCGAGCTGGAATGA
- a CDS encoding LPXTG cell wall anchor domain-containing protein: MTNATPKKKAAGAFDVRNIIGALLGLYGIVLLISAFLLDPGMNPDTGLPKESAYNTWAGLALVLAAAVFLIWAKVRPIIVPVDPEPADDLPHHNPHHPDAVKEA; the protein is encoded by the coding sequence ATGACCAACGCAACCCCCAAGAAGAAGGCCGCAGGCGCCTTCGACGTCCGGAACATCATCGGCGCGCTGCTGGGCCTGTACGGCATCGTCCTGCTCATCTCGGCGTTCCTCCTCGATCCGGGCATGAACCCCGACACGGGCCTGCCCAAGGAGTCCGCCTACAACACCTGGGCCGGGTTGGCCCTGGTGCTGGCGGCGGCGGTGTTCCTGATCTGGGCGAAGGTCCGCCCGATCATCGTCCCGGTCGACCCCGAGCCGGCGGATGACCTGCCGCACCACAACCCGCATCACCCCGATGCCGTGAAGGAGGCGTAG
- a CDS encoding sodium:solute symporter family protein: MIQAEAALRLDASWVDYSLVALYFAFVLGIGWAARSKVSSSIDFFLSGRSLPAWVTGLAFISANLGAVEIVGMSANGVQYGFQTMHYFWIGAIPAMVFLGIVMMPFYYGSKVRSVPEFMLRRFGPGAHLVNAISFAVAQLLIAGINLLLLAKVVNSLLGWPLWVTLVVAALIVLSYITLGGLSAAIYNEVLQFFVIIAALLPLTLIGLHNVGGWSGLKASIAAESHFHTWPGTDISGFDNPVVSVIGLTFGLGFVLSFGYWTTNFVEVQRSMAADSLSAARKTPIIGAFPKMFVPFIVVVPGMIAAATVTPIMNKTAEPNDAILYLMRDLLPNGLLGVAIAGLLAAFMAGMAANISAFNTVISYDICQAYIIKDKDDDFYLRFGRWATVAAAVIAVFTALIANNFGNVMDYLQTLFGFFNAPLFATFILGMFWKRMTPTAGWVGLVLGTLSAIAYWSISTFSGAEAAVFNLPGQGTAFVAASIAFVVDIVFSIVVSMVTKPKPDRELVGFVKSVTPKETLTDANEATLPWYQRTVPLGILCMAMVIVLNIVFA, translated from the coding sequence GTGATTCAGGCTGAGGCCGCACTCCGGCTGGACGCGAGCTGGGTTGATTACTCGCTCGTCGCCCTCTACTTCGCATTCGTTCTGGGCATCGGCTGGGCCGCACGGTCCAAGGTGTCCTCCTCCATCGACTTCTTCCTCTCCGGCCGCTCGCTGCCGGCGTGGGTGACGGGTCTGGCGTTCATCTCCGCCAACCTCGGCGCCGTCGAAATCGTCGGCATGTCCGCCAACGGCGTGCAGTACGGCTTCCAGACCATGCACTACTTCTGGATCGGCGCGATCCCCGCCATGGTCTTCCTCGGCATCGTGATGATGCCCTTCTACTACGGCTCGAAGGTCCGCTCCGTGCCGGAGTTCATGCTGCGGCGCTTCGGCCCCGGCGCGCACCTGGTCAACGCGATCTCCTTCGCCGTCGCCCAGCTGCTCATCGCCGGCATCAACCTGCTGCTGCTGGCCAAGGTCGTCAACTCGCTGCTCGGCTGGCCGCTGTGGGTGACCCTCGTGGTCGCCGCCCTCATCGTGCTGTCCTACATCACCCTGGGCGGCCTGTCCGCGGCCATCTACAACGAGGTGCTGCAGTTCTTCGTCATCATCGCGGCCCTGCTGCCGCTGACCCTGATCGGCTTGCACAACGTCGGCGGCTGGAGCGGCCTGAAGGCCTCCATCGCCGCCGAGTCGCACTTCCACACCTGGCCCGGCACCGATATCTCCGGCTTCGACAACCCGGTCGTGTCGGTCATCGGCCTGACCTTCGGCCTCGGCTTCGTGCTGTCCTTCGGCTACTGGACCACCAACTTCGTCGAGGTCCAGCGCTCCATGGCCGCCGACTCGCTGTCCGCGGCCCGCAAGACGCCGATCATCGGCGCGTTCCCGAAGATGTTCGTGCCCTTCATCGTCGTCGTGCCCGGCATGATCGCCGCCGCGACCGTCACGCCGATCATGAACAAGACCGCCGAGCCCAACGACGCGATCCTGTACCTGATGCGCGACCTGCTGCCCAACGGCCTGCTCGGCGTCGCCATCGCCGGCCTGCTCGCCGCCTTCATGGCCGGCATGGCCGCCAACATCTCGGCGTTCAACACGGTCATCAGCTACGACATCTGCCAGGCGTACATCATCAAGGACAAGGACGACGACTTCTACCTGCGGTTCGGCCGCTGGGCGACCGTCGCCGCCGCCGTCATCGCCGTGTTCACCGCCCTGATCGCGAACAACTTCGGCAACGTCATGGACTACCTCCAGACGCTGTTCGGCTTCTTCAACGCCCCGCTGTTCGCCACCTTCATCCTCGGCATGTTCTGGAAGCGCATGACCCCGACCGCCGGTTGGGTGGGCCTGGTCCTGGGCACGCTGTCCGCCATCGCCTACTGGTCCATCTCCACCTTCTCGGGCGCCGAGGCCGCCGTGTTCAACCTCCCGGGCCAGGGCACCGCGTTCGTCGCCGCGTCCATCGCCTTCGTGGTGGACATCGTGTTCTCCATCGTCGTCTCCATGGTGACCAAGCCGAAGCCCGACCGCGAGCTCGTCGGCTTCGTCAAGTCCGTGACGCCGAAGGAGACCCTCACCGACGCCAACGAAGCCACGCTGCCGTGGTACCAGCGCACCGTGCCCCTGGGCATCCTGTGCATGGCCATGGTCATCGTTCTCAACATCGTGTTCGCCTAG
- a CDS encoding DUF2786 domain-containing protein: MRGDIREKVRKLLNQAEDRAGTPEGDVFRDKAFALIAQYGLDPAKLGDPGDAGAEMKVVELDMSGAYQRQQIALLNVLGKALHCEVVYWSGGGRGPGRGADRGTLIGAARHVERVRLLFSVLCPQMLAGAARLRAGEAAVTARWRRSYMVGFANVVGERLSVQERRAAERSDDRAGARGGRATDTALVLKDDAQRARDEMRRRYPFLRHTTSKARLDGDAYMHGCAAGHGTDLGQTRLGGTRALRA, translated from the coding sequence ATGCGGGGAGACATCCGCGAGAAGGTCCGCAAGCTGCTCAATCAGGCGGAGGATCGCGCGGGCACGCCGGAGGGCGACGTGTTCCGCGACAAGGCGTTCGCGCTGATCGCGCAGTACGGCCTCGACCCGGCGAAGCTGGGCGATCCGGGCGATGCCGGCGCGGAGATGAAGGTGGTGGAGCTCGACATGTCGGGCGCCTACCAGCGCCAGCAGATCGCGCTGCTCAACGTGCTGGGGAAGGCGCTGCATTGCGAGGTCGTGTATTGGTCCGGCGGTGGGCGGGGTCCCGGCCGCGGCGCCGACCGGGGCACGCTGATCGGTGCCGCCAGGCACGTGGAGCGCGTGCGGCTGCTGTTTTCCGTGCTGTGCCCCCAGATGCTTGCGGGCGCGGCGCGGTTGCGGGCCGGCGAGGCCGCGGTGACCGCGCGGTGGCGCAGGTCCTACATGGTGGGGTTCGCCAATGTGGTGGGCGAGAGGTTGTCGGTGCAGGAGCGCAGGGCCGCGGAACGGTCGGATGATCGGGCCGGCGCGCGGGGCGGTCGCGCGACGGACACCGCCCTGGTGCTCAAGGACGACGCGCAGCGGGCGCGCGACGAAATGCGCCGCAGGTACCCGTTCCTGCGGCACACGACGTCGAAGGCCCGGCTGGACGGCGACGCCTACATGCACGGGTGCGCCGCCGGGCACGGCACCGATCTCGGGCAGACCAGGCTCGGCGGCACCCGGGCGCTGCGGGCGTGA
- the rpsO gene encoding 30S ribosomal protein S15, with product MALSTQEKAEVLKEFGLHETDTGSPEAQVALLTTRIRQLTEHLKHHKHDHHSRRGLLLLVGRRKGLLKYLADNDVQRYRNLIERLGLRR from the coding sequence ATGGCGCTTTCGACCCAGGAGAAGGCCGAGGTCCTCAAGGAGTTCGGCCTGCACGAGACCGACACCGGTTCGCCGGAGGCCCAGGTCGCGCTGCTGACCACCCGCATCCGCCAGCTCACCGAGCACCTGAAGCACCACAAGCACGACCACCACTCGCGCCGCGGCCTGCTGCTGCTCGTCGGCCGTCGCAAGGGCCTGCTGAAGTACCTGGCCGACAACGACGTCCAGCGCTACCGCAACCTCATCGAGCGTCTCGGCCTCCGCCGCTAA
- a CDS encoding aldose 1-epimerase family protein, giving the protein MDTTGVGEAPERPRHEHPFIEISAGDYRADISAFGGGPRSLEYAGRPLLVDYPRGEFPPLSAATLLAPWPNRVADGVFIHDGVVHRMQITEPGRSNAIHGFVANCAWDFVEAGEDHVTLSIEPGPQPGWNWPMRFTVRWSVDADAGLRADVTGENLGASACPFGFGFHPYLSAAGADLADCVLSVDVDRNLPLEPVRNLPAGPDVPADAVVPGLADGVLTSGLWLDHCFASPSRDDAADADASAAPPARARLVGPDGEGVEMWADDAFGWFQIFTADPARREGFPRVGRALAVEPMTCPPDALRSGRDLIRIGAGDRVELSLGIRSTGGPSS; this is encoded by the coding sequence ATGGACACGACCGGAGTGGGAGAAGCGCCGGAGCGCCCCCGCCACGAGCATCCGTTCATCGAGATCTCGGCGGGTGATTATCGCGCCGACATCTCCGCGTTCGGCGGCGGACCCCGTTCCCTCGAGTACGCCGGCCGCCCGCTGCTGGTCGATTACCCGCGCGGCGAGTTCCCGCCGCTGAGCGCCGCCACGCTGCTGGCGCCGTGGCCCAACCGAGTCGCGGACGGGGTCTTCATCCACGACGGCGTCGTCCACCGGATGCAGATCACCGAGCCGGGCCGCTCCAACGCGATCCACGGTTTCGTGGCCAACTGCGCCTGGGACTTCGTCGAGGCGGGGGAGGACCACGTCACCCTGTCCATCGAGCCGGGGCCGCAGCCGGGCTGGAATTGGCCGATGCGCTTCACGGTGCGCTGGAGCGTCGACGCCGACGCCGGGCTGCGTGCCGACGTGACCGGCGAGAACCTGGGCGCCTCCGCGTGCCCGTTCGGGTTCGGGTTTCACCCGTACCTCAGCGCCGCGGGCGCCGACCTGGCCGATTGCGTCCTGTCCGTCGACGTCGACCGCAACCTCCCGCTGGAACCCGTGCGCAACCTGCCCGCCGGCCCGGACGTCCCCGCGGACGCCGTGGTCCCGGGCCTCGCCGACGGGGTCCTGACCTCGGGCCTGTGGCTCGACCACTGCTTCGCGTCGCCCTCGCGTGACGACGCCGCCGACGCGGACGCCTCCGCCGCGCCACCCGCGCGGGCCCGCCTCGTGGGCCCCGACGGCGAGGGCGTCGAAATGTGGGCCGACGACGCGTTCGGGTGGTTCCAGATCTTCACCGCCGACCCCGCCCGCCGCGAGGGATTCCCCCGCGTCGGCAGGGCGTTGGCGGTCGAACCCATGACCTGCCCGCCCGACGCCCTGAGGTCCGGCCGCGATCTCATCCGGATCGGCGCGGGGGACCGGGTCGAATTGTCCCTGGGCATCCGCTCGACGGGCGGGCCGTCGTCGTAA
- the galK gene encoding galactokinase gives MTLADGRELIYFDDSPEYVEGRATRKTVDDRQLPEAVTESELRRDPLTGEWNVYAAHRMNRTFMPPANENPLAPTKPGELPTEIPADDYDVVVFENRFPSLSMHMDVPEDFAAEVDGEGLFPRRPALARCEVVCFTPDVSASFRDLPYHRARTVVEAWAHRTRELSEIDGVRLVFPFENRGKEIGVTLQHPHGQIYSYPYLPARAAAIAEQSRKHLADTGRSLFDDVLSAEKRSGRRIVAEGEHFTAFVPAAAKWPVEVMLMANRDVPDFAALTDEEKDELTRMYLDLLGRMDRFFEGVERTPYIASWNQAPVGEDREHGRLHLQLYSMMRSPGRMKFLAGSESGQGAWISDTTPERIADRFREIGGAKWSPTRDDAAGAADAADLFRRAFGTEPAGVWAAPGRVNLIGEHVDYAGGICLPFALSQRTWVAVSPREDGKYRLVSSMGGDDPQIAEIGVDEVGPGKPKNWTGYVVGSIWAQQRAGLLPEDLGGFDVAVTSDVPIGGGLSSSAALECSAALAAYELTVGPVGGPADDKGTDVRSGLVAACISAENDVVGASTGGLDQRISLFGQEGNALAIDYADDSAVQVPCDLPSHGLAILVIDTKAPHTLADGQYASRRGVIDAVTEGLGVGSLREVDDATAAAAEWASANVPNGADAEEWRNVVVKRVRHVVSEIDRTANAIEQLKAGDMAAFGESMCASHASLRDDYEVTCPELDLAVDTAMANGAVGARMTGGGFGGSAIALVGEGHVRAVADAIAGAYAEAGFRPPEFLVAVPSDGAEKVS, from the coding sequence ATGACCCTGGCCGACGGCCGCGAGCTCATCTACTTCGACGATTCCCCCGAATACGTCGAGGGCCGCGCCACCCGCAAGACCGTCGACGACCGTCAGCTGCCGGAGGCGGTGACGGAGTCCGAGCTGCGCCGCGATCCCCTCACCGGGGAATGGAACGTCTACGCCGCGCACCGCATGAACCGCACCTTCATGCCGCCGGCGAACGAGAATCCGCTCGCGCCGACGAAGCCGGGCGAGCTGCCGACGGAGATCCCCGCCGACGACTACGACGTCGTGGTCTTCGAGAACCGGTTCCCGTCGCTGTCCATGCACATGGACGTCCCGGAGGATTTCGCGGCGGAGGTCGACGGCGAGGGCCTGTTCCCGCGCCGCCCGGCGCTGGCCCGGTGCGAGGTCGTCTGCTTCACCCCGGACGTGTCCGCGTCCTTCCGCGATCTGCCGTACCACCGCGCCCGCACGGTGGTGGAGGCGTGGGCGCACCGCACGCGCGAGCTGTCGGAGATCGACGGCGTGCGCCTGGTGTTCCCGTTCGAGAACCGCGGCAAGGAGATCGGCGTCACGCTGCAGCACCCGCACGGCCAGATCTACTCGTACCCGTACCTGCCGGCGCGGGCGGCGGCGATCGCGGAGCAGAGCAGGAAGCACCTGGCGGACACGGGGCGTTCGCTTTTCGACGACGTCCTGTCCGCCGAGAAGCGTTCGGGCCGCCGGATCGTGGCGGAGGGCGAGCATTTCACCGCCTTCGTCCCGGCGGCGGCGAAGTGGCCGGTGGAGGTCATGCTCATGGCCAATCGCGACGTGCCGGACTTCGCGGCGCTGACCGATGAGGAGAAGGACGAGCTGACCCGCATGTACCTCGATCTGCTGGGCCGCATGGACCGGTTCTTCGAGGGCGTCGAGCGCACCCCGTACATCGCGTCGTGGAACCAGGCGCCGGTGGGGGAGGACCGCGAGCACGGCCGCCTGCATCTGCAGCTGTACTCGATGATGCGCTCGCCGGGCCGCATGAAGTTCCTGGCCGGCTCGGAGTCGGGCCAGGGCGCGTGGATCTCGGACACGACGCCGGAGCGCATCGCCGACCGGTTCCGCGAGATCGGCGGCGCGAAGTGGTCGCCGACGCGCGACGACGCCGCGGGCGCCGCCGATGCGGCCGATCTGTTCCGCAGGGCCTTCGGCACCGAGCCCGCGGGAGTGTGGGCGGCCCCCGGCCGCGTGAACCTCATCGGCGAGCACGTCGACTACGCCGGCGGCATCTGCCTGCCCTTCGCGCTGTCGCAGCGCACCTGGGTCGCGGTGTCGCCCCGCGAGGACGGGAAGTACCGCCTCGTGTCCTCGATGGGCGGGGATGACCCGCAGATCGCGGAAATCGGCGTCGACGAGGTCGGCCCCGGCAAACCGAAGAACTGGACCGGCTACGTGGTCGGCTCCATCTGGGCGCAGCAGCGGGCAGGTCTGCTGCCGGAGGACCTCGGCGGCTTCGACGTCGCCGTGACCTCGGACGTCCCGATCGGCGGTGGCCTCTCCAGCTCGGCCGCGCTGGAGTGCTCGGCGGCGCTGGCCGCATACGAGCTCACCGTCGGCCCCGTCGGCGGTCCCGCCGACGACAAGGGCACCGACGTGCGGTCCGGCCTCGTCGCCGCGTGCATCAGCGCGGAAAACGACGTCGTCGGCGCGTCGACAGGCGGCCTCGACCAGCGGATCTCGCTGTTCGGGCAGGAGGGCAATGCCCTGGCCATCGACTACGCCGACGATTCCGCGGTGCAGGTGCCGTGCGACCTGCCGTCGCATGGGCTGGCCATCCTGGTCATCGACACCAAGGCCCCGCACACCCTCGCCGACGGGCAGTACGCCTCCCGCCGCGGCGTCATCGACGCCGTTACCGAGGGGCTCGGCGTGGGCTCCCTGCGCGAGGTCGACGACGCCACCGCCGCCGCGGCCGAGTGGGCCTCGGCGAACGTCCCGAATGGCGCGGACGCCGAAGAATGGCGCAACGTCGTCGTCAAGCGCGTGCGCCACGTCGTGTCCGAGATCGACCGCACGGCGAACGCGATCGAGCAGCTGAAGGCCGGCGACATGGCCGCCTTCGGCGAATCGATGTGCGCCAGCCACGCGTCGCTGCGCGACGACTACGAGGTCACGTGCCCCGAACTGGATCTGGCGGTGGACACCGCCATGGCCAACGGGGCCGTGGGCGCGCGGATGACCGGCGGCGGATTCGGCGGCAGCGCCATCGCGCTGGTCGGGGAGGGCCACGTGCGGGCGGTGGCCGACGCCATCGCCGGCGCGTATGCGGAGGCCGGGTTCCGGCCGCCGGAGTTCCTCGTCGCGGTGCCGTCCGACGGTGCGGAAAAGGTCTCGTGA